One segment of Strix aluco isolate bStrAlu1 chromosome 17, bStrAlu1.hap1, whole genome shotgun sequence DNA contains the following:
- the NCOA5 gene encoding nuclear receptor coactivator 5 isoform X1: MARGRKSNSIKQSDFTNSTNPQDLERRLFVGNLPTDHMTREEMEEIFSKYGKIRALSMYHGYGFVQYDRLEDVQAALDGEKGRLYKGYRLDIKKAVERRNMNKASSRSSPARREPYAYGDGRDARRDRSPLRGSPRRDPRDGRDGRNGRDSRDTRDMRARDMRDARDHRDPRDLRDPRDIRDPRDLRDPRDVRDLRDPREPLYDRYRDPWDMRNPRDVRDPRDMRDPRDPMYRRDDGYDRYLRLEDYYRRKDDSYYDRYKEHFDRAPVNSEDRLKREERRREELYRQYYEEIKRRFDAERPVDCSVIVVNKQTKDYAESVGRKVRDLGMVVDLIFLNTEMSLTQALDDVSRGGSPFAIVITQQHQVHRSCTVNIMFGTPQEHRNMPQADAMVLVARNYERYKTESREKEREEIARQAAKMADEAVLQERERPPPVEEGVRGGHPPGIQTLLNLLADNRYLTAEETDKVINYLRDRKERLLRGSTDSLQAPMSRQSLGAPSGSSLGSQSSLPSSQAHQGSQPLVSAPSVPVSSSNPQQELQAKILSLFNSGAAVAAAAVANSSSAASAGTSGSTPNQNFANMGSGQARSAQMSAGNLNQAQQRLQTPSTQIPALPGSSRNAGPRPGAPPQAQSLYGQHQNRLPAPGNVPAQRPVSSGINFDNPSVQKALDTLIQSGPALSHLVSQTVAQGRAGSSAQQPPMGSYQRHY, translated from the exons ATGGCTCGAGGACGCAAGAGCAATAGCATCAAACAGAGCGACTTCACTAACAGCACCAATCCTCAGGATTTAGAGAGAAGACTTTTTGTCGGCAATTTGCCCACAGACCACATGACTCGTGAAGAAATGGAagagatattttcaaaatatggCAAAATCAGGG CCCTCAGCATGTACCATGGCTATGGGTTCGTGCAGTATGACCGTCTAGAAGATGTCCAGGCCGCTCTGGACGGTGAGAAGGGTCGCCTTTATAAAGGCTATAGATTAG atattaaaaaagcagtggaaagaagaaatatgaatAAGGCTTCATCAAGGTCCAGTCCGGCACGAAG AGAACCATATGCCTACGGGGATGGCCGCGATGCCAGGCGCGACCGCTCCCCTCTTCGGGGGAGCCCACGGAGAGACCCCAGAGATGGCAGGGATGGTAGAAACGGGCGAGATTCCAGAGACACTCGAGACATGCGAGCCAGGGACATGCGTGACGCCAGAGACCACAGGGACCCACGGGACCTGCGAGATCCACGGGATATCAGGGATCCAAGAGACTTGCGGGACCCTCGTGATGTTAGAGATCTTCGTGACCCACGGGAGCCGCTGTATGATCGATACAGGGATCCATGGGACATGAGAAATCCACGGGACGTGAGGGATCCACGGGATATGAGAGACCCTCGAGACCCTATGTACAG ACGAGATGATGGTTATGACCGTTATCTTCGCCTTGAAGACTACTATCGGCGGAAGGATGACTCTTACTACGACCGTTACAAAGAGCATTTTGATAGAGCACCGGTGAATTCAGAAG ACCGTCTGAAGCGTGAGGAGCGGCGCCGGGAGGAGCTGTACCGTCAGTACTACGAGGAAATCAAGAGACGTTTTGATGCAGAGAGACCTGTGGATTGTTCTGTGATAGTGGTGAATAAGCAGACAAA GGACTACGCAGAGTCGGTGGGGCGGAAGGTGCGGGATCTGGGCATGGTAGTGGACCTGATCTTCCTCAACACAGAGATGTCGCTGACACAAGCCCTGGATGATGTGAGCAGAGGAGGGTCTCCTTTTGCCATTGTCATCACCCAGCAGCATCAAGTCCACCGCTCTTGCACTGTTAACATCATGTTTGGCACCCCACAAG AACACCGCAACATGCCCCAGGCTGATGCCATGGTGCTGGTGGCACGGAATTACGAGCGCTACAAAACAGAATCACGGGAGAAGGAGCGCGAGGAGATCGCCCGGCAGGCGGCCAAGATGGCAGATGAGGCTGTTCTGCAGGAGCGGGAGCGCCCACCCCCTGTGGAGGAGGGTGTCAGAGGAGGTCACCCTCCGGGCATCCAGACCCTCCTGAACCTGCTGGCAGACAATCGCTACCTGACTGCTGAGGAGACCGATAAAGTCATTAATTACTTGAGGGACCGGAAGGAACGGCTGCTGAGGGGAAGCACTGATTCTCTGCAGG cacCTATGTCACGACAGTCTTTGGGGGCACCTTCAGGATCATCTCTGGGTAGTCAGTCCAGCCTTCCAAGCTCTCAGGCTCATCAGGGTTCACAGCCTCTGGTCTCTGCTCCTTCTGTTCCAGTCTCCTCTTCTAATCCTCAGCAGGAGCTTCAAGCAAAAATCCTCAGTCTCTTCAACAGCGGGGCggcagtggcagcagctgctgtagCAAACAGCAGTTCCGCAGCCTCTGCAGGCACTTCGGGCAGCACTCCCAACCAGAACTTTGCTAACATGGGCAGTGGTCAGGCCCGGTCAGCACAGATGAGCGCAGGAAATTTAAACCAGGCTCAGCAGAGATTGCAGACTCCAAGCACACAGATTCCTGCTCTCCCAGGCTCTTCAAGAAATGCAGGTCCAAGACCTGGAGCCCCTCCACAAGCTCAGTCGCTCTATGGTCAGCACCAAAATCGCCTCCCTGCACCTGGCAACGTCCCTGCGCAAAGGCCGGTGTCTTCTGGTATCAACTTTGACAACCCCAGTGTGCAGAAAGCCTTGGACACCCTTATCCAGAGCGGACCTGCACTCTCCCACTTGGTGAGCCAAACTGTGGCCCAGGGGCGAGCGGGGTCCTCGGCCCAGCAGCCGCCGATGGGCTCCTACCAGCGGCACTACTGA
- the NCOA5 gene encoding nuclear receptor coactivator 5 isoform X2 encodes MARGRKSNSIKQSDFTNSTNPQDLERRLFVGNLPTDHMTREEMEEIFSKYGKIRDIKKAVERRNMNKASSRSSPARREPYAYGDGRDARRDRSPLRGSPRRDPRDGRDGRNGRDSRDTRDMRARDMRDARDHRDPRDLRDPRDIRDPRDLRDPRDVRDLRDPREPLYDRYRDPWDMRNPRDVRDPRDMRDPRDPMYRRDDGYDRYLRLEDYYRRKDDSYYDRYKEHFDRAPVNSEDRLKREERRREELYRQYYEEIKRRFDAERPVDCSVIVVNKQTKDYAESVGRKVRDLGMVVDLIFLNTEMSLTQALDDVSRGGSPFAIVITQQHQVHRSCTVNIMFGTPQEHRNMPQADAMVLVARNYERYKTESREKEREEIARQAAKMADEAVLQERERPPPVEEGVRGGHPPGIQTLLNLLADNRYLTAEETDKVINYLRDRKERLLRGSTDSLQAPMSRQSLGAPSGSSLGSQSSLPSSQAHQGSQPLVSAPSVPVSSSNPQQELQAKILSLFNSGAAVAAAAVANSSSAASAGTSGSTPNQNFANMGSGQARSAQMSAGNLNQAQQRLQTPSTQIPALPGSSRNAGPRPGAPPQAQSLYGQHQNRLPAPGNVPAQRPVSSGINFDNPSVQKALDTLIQSGPALSHLVSQTVAQGRAGSSAQQPPMGSYQRHY; translated from the exons ATGGCTCGAGGACGCAAGAGCAATAGCATCAAACAGAGCGACTTCACTAACAGCACCAATCCTCAGGATTTAGAGAGAAGACTTTTTGTCGGCAATTTGCCCACAGACCACATGACTCGTGAAGAAATGGAagagatattttcaaaatatggCAAAATCAGGG atattaaaaaagcagtggaaagaagaaatatgaatAAGGCTTCATCAAGGTCCAGTCCGGCACGAAG AGAACCATATGCCTACGGGGATGGCCGCGATGCCAGGCGCGACCGCTCCCCTCTTCGGGGGAGCCCACGGAGAGACCCCAGAGATGGCAGGGATGGTAGAAACGGGCGAGATTCCAGAGACACTCGAGACATGCGAGCCAGGGACATGCGTGACGCCAGAGACCACAGGGACCCACGGGACCTGCGAGATCCACGGGATATCAGGGATCCAAGAGACTTGCGGGACCCTCGTGATGTTAGAGATCTTCGTGACCCACGGGAGCCGCTGTATGATCGATACAGGGATCCATGGGACATGAGAAATCCACGGGACGTGAGGGATCCACGGGATATGAGAGACCCTCGAGACCCTATGTACAG ACGAGATGATGGTTATGACCGTTATCTTCGCCTTGAAGACTACTATCGGCGGAAGGATGACTCTTACTACGACCGTTACAAAGAGCATTTTGATAGAGCACCGGTGAATTCAGAAG ACCGTCTGAAGCGTGAGGAGCGGCGCCGGGAGGAGCTGTACCGTCAGTACTACGAGGAAATCAAGAGACGTTTTGATGCAGAGAGACCTGTGGATTGTTCTGTGATAGTGGTGAATAAGCAGACAAA GGACTACGCAGAGTCGGTGGGGCGGAAGGTGCGGGATCTGGGCATGGTAGTGGACCTGATCTTCCTCAACACAGAGATGTCGCTGACACAAGCCCTGGATGATGTGAGCAGAGGAGGGTCTCCTTTTGCCATTGTCATCACCCAGCAGCATCAAGTCCACCGCTCTTGCACTGTTAACATCATGTTTGGCACCCCACAAG AACACCGCAACATGCCCCAGGCTGATGCCATGGTGCTGGTGGCACGGAATTACGAGCGCTACAAAACAGAATCACGGGAGAAGGAGCGCGAGGAGATCGCCCGGCAGGCGGCCAAGATGGCAGATGAGGCTGTTCTGCAGGAGCGGGAGCGCCCACCCCCTGTGGAGGAGGGTGTCAGAGGAGGTCACCCTCCGGGCATCCAGACCCTCCTGAACCTGCTGGCAGACAATCGCTACCTGACTGCTGAGGAGACCGATAAAGTCATTAATTACTTGAGGGACCGGAAGGAACGGCTGCTGAGGGGAAGCACTGATTCTCTGCAGG cacCTATGTCACGACAGTCTTTGGGGGCACCTTCAGGATCATCTCTGGGTAGTCAGTCCAGCCTTCCAAGCTCTCAGGCTCATCAGGGTTCACAGCCTCTGGTCTCTGCTCCTTCTGTTCCAGTCTCCTCTTCTAATCCTCAGCAGGAGCTTCAAGCAAAAATCCTCAGTCTCTTCAACAGCGGGGCggcagtggcagcagctgctgtagCAAACAGCAGTTCCGCAGCCTCTGCAGGCACTTCGGGCAGCACTCCCAACCAGAACTTTGCTAACATGGGCAGTGGTCAGGCCCGGTCAGCACAGATGAGCGCAGGAAATTTAAACCAGGCTCAGCAGAGATTGCAGACTCCAAGCACACAGATTCCTGCTCTCCCAGGCTCTTCAAGAAATGCAGGTCCAAGACCTGGAGCCCCTCCACAAGCTCAGTCGCTCTATGGTCAGCACCAAAATCGCCTCCCTGCACCTGGCAACGTCCCTGCGCAAAGGCCGGTGTCTTCTGGTATCAACTTTGACAACCCCAGTGTGCAGAAAGCCTTGGACACCCTTATCCAGAGCGGACCTGCACTCTCCCACTTGGTGAGCCAAACTGTGGCCCAGGGGCGAGCGGGGTCCTCGGCCCAGCAGCCGCCGATGGGCTCCTACCAGCGGCACTACTGA
- the NCOA5 gene encoding nuclear receptor coactivator 5 isoform X5 translates to MNKASSRSSPARREPYAYGDGRDARRDRSPLRGSPRRDPRDGRDGRNGRDSRDTRDMRARDMRDARDHRDPRDLRDPRDIRDPRDLRDPRDVRDLRDPREPLYDRYRDPWDMRNPRDVRDPRDMRDPRDPMYRRDDGYDRYLRLEDYYRRKDDSYYDRYKEHFDRAPVNSEDRLKREERRREELYRQYYEEIKRRFDAERPVDCSVIVVNKQTKDYAESVGRKVRDLGMVVDLIFLNTEMSLTQALDDVSRGGSPFAIVITQQHQVHRSCTVNIMFGTPQEHRNMPQADAMVLVARNYERYKTESREKEREEIARQAAKMADEAVLQERERPPPVEEGVRGGHPPGIQTLLNLLADNRYLTAEETDKVINYLRDRKERLLRGSTDSLQAPMSRQSLGAPSGSSLGSQSSLPSSQAHQGSQPLVSAPSVPVSSSNPQQELQAKILSLFNSGAAVAAAAVANSSSAASAGTSGSTPNQNFANMGSGQARSAQMSAGNLNQAQQRLQTPSTQIPALPGSSRNAGPRPGAPPQAQSLYGQHQNRLPAPGNVPAQRPVSSGINFDNPSVQKALDTLIQSGPALSHLVSQTVAQGRAGSSAQQPPMGSYQRHY, encoded by the exons atgaatAAGGCTTCATCAAGGTCCAGTCCGGCACGAAG AGAACCATATGCCTACGGGGATGGCCGCGATGCCAGGCGCGACCGCTCCCCTCTTCGGGGGAGCCCACGGAGAGACCCCAGAGATGGCAGGGATGGTAGAAACGGGCGAGATTCCAGAGACACTCGAGACATGCGAGCCAGGGACATGCGTGACGCCAGAGACCACAGGGACCCACGGGACCTGCGAGATCCACGGGATATCAGGGATCCAAGAGACTTGCGGGACCCTCGTGATGTTAGAGATCTTCGTGACCCACGGGAGCCGCTGTATGATCGATACAGGGATCCATGGGACATGAGAAATCCACGGGACGTGAGGGATCCACGGGATATGAGAGACCCTCGAGACCCTATGTACAG ACGAGATGATGGTTATGACCGTTATCTTCGCCTTGAAGACTACTATCGGCGGAAGGATGACTCTTACTACGACCGTTACAAAGAGCATTTTGATAGAGCACCGGTGAATTCAGAAG ACCGTCTGAAGCGTGAGGAGCGGCGCCGGGAGGAGCTGTACCGTCAGTACTACGAGGAAATCAAGAGACGTTTTGATGCAGAGAGACCTGTGGATTGTTCTGTGATAGTGGTGAATAAGCAGACAAA GGACTACGCAGAGTCGGTGGGGCGGAAGGTGCGGGATCTGGGCATGGTAGTGGACCTGATCTTCCTCAACACAGAGATGTCGCTGACACAAGCCCTGGATGATGTGAGCAGAGGAGGGTCTCCTTTTGCCATTGTCATCACCCAGCAGCATCAAGTCCACCGCTCTTGCACTGTTAACATCATGTTTGGCACCCCACAAG AACACCGCAACATGCCCCAGGCTGATGCCATGGTGCTGGTGGCACGGAATTACGAGCGCTACAAAACAGAATCACGGGAGAAGGAGCGCGAGGAGATCGCCCGGCAGGCGGCCAAGATGGCAGATGAGGCTGTTCTGCAGGAGCGGGAGCGCCCACCCCCTGTGGAGGAGGGTGTCAGAGGAGGTCACCCTCCGGGCATCCAGACCCTCCTGAACCTGCTGGCAGACAATCGCTACCTGACTGCTGAGGAGACCGATAAAGTCATTAATTACTTGAGGGACCGGAAGGAACGGCTGCTGAGGGGAAGCACTGATTCTCTGCAGG cacCTATGTCACGACAGTCTTTGGGGGCACCTTCAGGATCATCTCTGGGTAGTCAGTCCAGCCTTCCAAGCTCTCAGGCTCATCAGGGTTCACAGCCTCTGGTCTCTGCTCCTTCTGTTCCAGTCTCCTCTTCTAATCCTCAGCAGGAGCTTCAAGCAAAAATCCTCAGTCTCTTCAACAGCGGGGCggcagtggcagcagctgctgtagCAAACAGCAGTTCCGCAGCCTCTGCAGGCACTTCGGGCAGCACTCCCAACCAGAACTTTGCTAACATGGGCAGTGGTCAGGCCCGGTCAGCACAGATGAGCGCAGGAAATTTAAACCAGGCTCAGCAGAGATTGCAGACTCCAAGCACACAGATTCCTGCTCTCCCAGGCTCTTCAAGAAATGCAGGTCCAAGACCTGGAGCCCCTCCACAAGCTCAGTCGCTCTATGGTCAGCACCAAAATCGCCTCCCTGCACCTGGCAACGTCCCTGCGCAAAGGCCGGTGTCTTCTGGTATCAACTTTGACAACCCCAGTGTGCAGAAAGCCTTGGACACCCTTATCCAGAGCGGACCTGCACTCTCCCACTTGGTGAGCCAAACTGTGGCCCAGGGGCGAGCGGGGTCCTCGGCCCAGCAGCCGCCGATGGGCTCCTACCAGCGGCACTACTGA
- the NCOA5 gene encoding nuclear receptor coactivator 5 isoform X3: MEPCAALPAVVPEQKRQRCRCCRSWALETEVRNQKLLCLRAASPQAAGQPRREPYAYGDGRDARRDRSPLRGSPRRDPRDGRDGRNGRDSRDTRDMRARDMRDARDHRDPRDLRDPRDIRDPRDLRDPRDVRDLRDPREPLYDRYRDPWDMRNPRDVRDPRDMRDPRDPMYRRDDGYDRYLRLEDYYRRKDDSYYDRYKEHFDRAPVNSEDRLKREERRREELYRQYYEEIKRRFDAERPVDCSVIVVNKQTKDYAESVGRKVRDLGMVVDLIFLNTEMSLTQALDDVSRGGSPFAIVITQQHQVHRSCTVNIMFGTPQEHRNMPQADAMVLVARNYERYKTESREKEREEIARQAAKMADEAVLQERERPPPVEEGVRGGHPPGIQTLLNLLADNRYLTAEETDKVINYLRDRKERLLRGSTDSLQAPMSRQSLGAPSGSSLGSQSSLPSSQAHQGSQPLVSAPSVPVSSSNPQQELQAKILSLFNSGAAVAAAAVANSSSAASAGTSGSTPNQNFANMGSGQARSAQMSAGNLNQAQQRLQTPSTQIPALPGSSRNAGPRPGAPPQAQSLYGQHQNRLPAPGNVPAQRPVSSGINFDNPSVQKALDTLIQSGPALSHLVSQTVAQGRAGSSAQQPPMGSYQRHY, translated from the exons ATGGAGCCCTGCGCCGCGCTGCCAGCTGTGGTGCCCGAGCAGAAGCGGCAGCGGTGCcggtgctgcaggagctgggcccTGGAGACTGAGGTGCGGAACCAGAAGCTTCTGTGCCTTCGTGCCGCCTCTCCGCAAGCAGCAGGGCAGCCACGCAG AGAACCATATGCCTACGGGGATGGCCGCGATGCCAGGCGCGACCGCTCCCCTCTTCGGGGGAGCCCACGGAGAGACCCCAGAGATGGCAGGGATGGTAGAAACGGGCGAGATTCCAGAGACACTCGAGACATGCGAGCCAGGGACATGCGTGACGCCAGAGACCACAGGGACCCACGGGACCTGCGAGATCCACGGGATATCAGGGATCCAAGAGACTTGCGGGACCCTCGTGATGTTAGAGATCTTCGTGACCCACGGGAGCCGCTGTATGATCGATACAGGGATCCATGGGACATGAGAAATCCACGGGACGTGAGGGATCCACGGGATATGAGAGACCCTCGAGACCCTATGTACAG ACGAGATGATGGTTATGACCGTTATCTTCGCCTTGAAGACTACTATCGGCGGAAGGATGACTCTTACTACGACCGTTACAAAGAGCATTTTGATAGAGCACCGGTGAATTCAGAAG ACCGTCTGAAGCGTGAGGAGCGGCGCCGGGAGGAGCTGTACCGTCAGTACTACGAGGAAATCAAGAGACGTTTTGATGCAGAGAGACCTGTGGATTGTTCTGTGATAGTGGTGAATAAGCAGACAAA GGACTACGCAGAGTCGGTGGGGCGGAAGGTGCGGGATCTGGGCATGGTAGTGGACCTGATCTTCCTCAACACAGAGATGTCGCTGACACAAGCCCTGGATGATGTGAGCAGAGGAGGGTCTCCTTTTGCCATTGTCATCACCCAGCAGCATCAAGTCCACCGCTCTTGCACTGTTAACATCATGTTTGGCACCCCACAAG AACACCGCAACATGCCCCAGGCTGATGCCATGGTGCTGGTGGCACGGAATTACGAGCGCTACAAAACAGAATCACGGGAGAAGGAGCGCGAGGAGATCGCCCGGCAGGCGGCCAAGATGGCAGATGAGGCTGTTCTGCAGGAGCGGGAGCGCCCACCCCCTGTGGAGGAGGGTGTCAGAGGAGGTCACCCTCCGGGCATCCAGACCCTCCTGAACCTGCTGGCAGACAATCGCTACCTGACTGCTGAGGAGACCGATAAAGTCATTAATTACTTGAGGGACCGGAAGGAACGGCTGCTGAGGGGAAGCACTGATTCTCTGCAGG cacCTATGTCACGACAGTCTTTGGGGGCACCTTCAGGATCATCTCTGGGTAGTCAGTCCAGCCTTCCAAGCTCTCAGGCTCATCAGGGTTCACAGCCTCTGGTCTCTGCTCCTTCTGTTCCAGTCTCCTCTTCTAATCCTCAGCAGGAGCTTCAAGCAAAAATCCTCAGTCTCTTCAACAGCGGGGCggcagtggcagcagctgctgtagCAAACAGCAGTTCCGCAGCCTCTGCAGGCACTTCGGGCAGCACTCCCAACCAGAACTTTGCTAACATGGGCAGTGGTCAGGCCCGGTCAGCACAGATGAGCGCAGGAAATTTAAACCAGGCTCAGCAGAGATTGCAGACTCCAAGCACACAGATTCCTGCTCTCCCAGGCTCTTCAAGAAATGCAGGTCCAAGACCTGGAGCCCCTCCACAAGCTCAGTCGCTCTATGGTCAGCACCAAAATCGCCTCCCTGCACCTGGCAACGTCCCTGCGCAAAGGCCGGTGTCTTCTGGTATCAACTTTGACAACCCCAGTGTGCAGAAAGCCTTGGACACCCTTATCCAGAGCGGACCTGCACTCTCCCACTTGGTGAGCCAAACTGTGGCCCAGGGGCGAGCGGGGTCCTCGGCCCAGCAGCCGCCGATGGGCTCCTACCAGCGGCACTACTGA
- the NCOA5 gene encoding nuclear receptor coactivator 5 isoform X4 — protein sequence MRARDMRDARDHRDPRDLRDPRDIRDPRDLRDPRDVRDLRDPREPLYDRYRDPWDMRNPRDVRDPRDMRDPRDPMYRRDDGYDRYLRLEDYYRRKDDSYYDRYKEHFDRAPVNSEDRLKREERRREELYRQYYEEIKRRFDAERPVDCSVIVVNKQTKDYAESVGRKVRDLGMVVDLIFLNTEMSLTQALDDVSRGGSPFAIVITQQHQVHRSCTVNIMFGTPQEHRNMPQADAMVLVARNYERYKTESREKEREEIARQAAKMADEAVLQERERPPPVEEGVRGGHPPGIQTLLNLLADNRYLTAEETDKVINYLRDRKERLLRGSTDSLQAPMSRQSLGAPSGSSLGSQSSLPSSQAHQGSQPLVSAPSVPVSSSNPQQELQAKILSLFNSGAAVAAAAVANSSSAASAGTSGSTPNQNFANMGSGQARSAQMSAGNLNQAQQRLQTPSTQIPALPGSSRNAGPRPGAPPQAQSLYGQHQNRLPAPGNVPAQRPVSSGINFDNPSVQKALDTLIQSGPALSHLVSQTVAQGRAGSSAQQPPMGSYQRHY from the exons ATGCGAGCCAGGGACATGCGTGACGCCAGAGACCACAGGGACCCACGGGACCTGCGAGATCCACGGGATATCAGGGATCCAAGAGACTTGCGGGACCCTCGTGATGTTAGAGATCTTCGTGACCCACGGGAGCCGCTGTATGATCGATACAGGGATCCATGGGACATGAGAAATCCACGGGACGTGAGGGATCCACGGGATATGAGAGACCCTCGAGACCCTATGTACAG ACGAGATGATGGTTATGACCGTTATCTTCGCCTTGAAGACTACTATCGGCGGAAGGATGACTCTTACTACGACCGTTACAAAGAGCATTTTGATAGAGCACCGGTGAATTCAGAAG ACCGTCTGAAGCGTGAGGAGCGGCGCCGGGAGGAGCTGTACCGTCAGTACTACGAGGAAATCAAGAGACGTTTTGATGCAGAGAGACCTGTGGATTGTTCTGTGATAGTGGTGAATAAGCAGACAAA GGACTACGCAGAGTCGGTGGGGCGGAAGGTGCGGGATCTGGGCATGGTAGTGGACCTGATCTTCCTCAACACAGAGATGTCGCTGACACAAGCCCTGGATGATGTGAGCAGAGGAGGGTCTCCTTTTGCCATTGTCATCACCCAGCAGCATCAAGTCCACCGCTCTTGCACTGTTAACATCATGTTTGGCACCCCACAAG AACACCGCAACATGCCCCAGGCTGATGCCATGGTGCTGGTGGCACGGAATTACGAGCGCTACAAAACAGAATCACGGGAGAAGGAGCGCGAGGAGATCGCCCGGCAGGCGGCCAAGATGGCAGATGAGGCTGTTCTGCAGGAGCGGGAGCGCCCACCCCCTGTGGAGGAGGGTGTCAGAGGAGGTCACCCTCCGGGCATCCAGACCCTCCTGAACCTGCTGGCAGACAATCGCTACCTGACTGCTGAGGAGACCGATAAAGTCATTAATTACTTGAGGGACCGGAAGGAACGGCTGCTGAGGGGAAGCACTGATTCTCTGCAGG cacCTATGTCACGACAGTCTTTGGGGGCACCTTCAGGATCATCTCTGGGTAGTCAGTCCAGCCTTCCAAGCTCTCAGGCTCATCAGGGTTCACAGCCTCTGGTCTCTGCTCCTTCTGTTCCAGTCTCCTCTTCTAATCCTCAGCAGGAGCTTCAAGCAAAAATCCTCAGTCTCTTCAACAGCGGGGCggcagtggcagcagctgctgtagCAAACAGCAGTTCCGCAGCCTCTGCAGGCACTTCGGGCAGCACTCCCAACCAGAACTTTGCTAACATGGGCAGTGGTCAGGCCCGGTCAGCACAGATGAGCGCAGGAAATTTAAACCAGGCTCAGCAGAGATTGCAGACTCCAAGCACACAGATTCCTGCTCTCCCAGGCTCTTCAAGAAATGCAGGTCCAAGACCTGGAGCCCCTCCACAAGCTCAGTCGCTCTATGGTCAGCACCAAAATCGCCTCCCTGCACCTGGCAACGTCCCTGCGCAAAGGCCGGTGTCTTCTGGTATCAACTTTGACAACCCCAGTGTGCAGAAAGCCTTGGACACCCTTATCCAGAGCGGACCTGCACTCTCCCACTTGGTGAGCCAAACTGTGGCCCAGGGGCGAGCGGGGTCCTCGGCCCAGCAGCCGCCGATGGGCTCCTACCAGCGGCACTACTGA